From the Lolium rigidum isolate FL_2022 chromosome 2, APGP_CSIRO_Lrig_0.1, whole genome shotgun sequence genome, one window contains:
- the LOC124691078 gene encoding BTB/POZ and MATH domain-containing protein 2-like, whose product MSSFAGVSVVTEGKLCTTSAVDAGADSGYHLLVVKGYSRTVQEVSKGQVISSEPFMVGGHQWVNRYYPNGHDPSCADFISLYLRLDAVENHVAAKVQLEFSFVDDVERQKRIRATEPRGFSVQHPSWGYPKFMRRDVLERSAHLKGDCFTIRCDIMVCNTKEDADGTLPGIHEHFDYLLQNKVGADVTFEVSGETFVAHRCVLAARSKVFMAQLFGHMMEATTSTAIQIKDMKPKVFAALLSFIYTDSFPKMDKDIMRLQDLLVAADRYDLQRLKFLCEKQLSEDIDVGSVASTLALADQHHCHGLKEVCFKFIQAQSPECLDKLMMTDGWQCTVTTYPSVLNELVAKLVSNQKKS is encoded by the coding sequence ATGTCATCGTTCGCTGGTGTATCCGTCGTCACCGAGGGAAAGCTATGCACCACGTCGGCCGTCGACGCCGGCGCAGACAGTGGGTACCATCTGCTTGTTGTCAAAGGCTACTCGCGTACCGTACAAGAGGTATCCAAGGGCCAGGTCATCAGCTCGGAGCCTTTCATGGTAGGAGGCCACCAATGGGTCAACCGGTATTATCCTAACGGTCACGACCCGAGTTGTGCCGACTTCATCTCTCTCTATCTCCGCCTTGACGCTGTTGAAAACCACGTGGCGGCCAAGGTGCAGCTCGAGTTTAGCTTCGTCGACGACGTCGAGAGGCAAAAGCGTATCCGTGCAACCGAACCACGCGGCTTctccgtccaacatccttcttggGGCTATCCGAAGTTTATGAGACGGGATGTCCTTGAACGATCGGCTCATCTAAAGGGTGATTGTTTCACCATCCGGTGTGACATCATGGTTTGCAACACCAAGGAGGATGCCGATGGCACCCTCCCTGGCATACACGAGCATTTTGACTATCTGCTTCAGAATAAGGTGGGTGCTGACGTGACGTTTGAGGTCAGTGGCGAGACGTTCGTTGCACACCGGTGTGTGCTCGCAGCCCGATCAAAAGTTTTCATGGCACAGCTCTTCGGCCACATGATGGAGGCCACTACGTCCACTGCCATACAGATCAAAGACATGAAACCAAAAGTGTTTGCAGCTTTGCTTAGCTTCATCTACACAGATTCGTTCCCTAAGATGGATAAGGATATAATGCGGCTGCAAGACCTGCTTGTCGCGGCGGACAGGTACGATCTCCAGAGGCTCAAATTCTTATGTGAAAAACAGTTGTCTGAGGACATAGATGTGGGCTCGGTGGCGTCCACTCTTGCTCTAGCCGACCAGCACCACTGCCACGGACTGAAGGAGGTGTGCTTCAAGTTTATCCAAGCACAATCTCCTGAGTGTTTGGATAAACTAATGATGACTGATGGCTGGCAGTGTACTGTTACGACGTACCCCTCTGTTTTGAATGAGCTTGTTGCCAAGCTTGTGTCCAATCAGAAGAAGAGCTAG
- the LOC124688996 gene encoding rRNA 2'-O-methyltransferase fibrillarin 2-like: protein MRPPMRGGGGRSGGRSFGGRDSGGRGRGFGGRSDGGGRGRGGGRSDRGRGRGGGRGGGRGGPGMKGGSKVVVVPHKHDGVFIAKAKEDALCTKNMVPGESVYGEKRVSVQNEDQSKVEYRVWNPFRSKLAAAVLGGVDNIWIAPGTRVLYLGAASGTTVSHVSDIVGPTGLVYAVEFSHRSGRDLVNMAKKRTNVIPIIEDARHPAKYRMLVGMVDVIFSDVAQPDQARILALNASYFLKNGGHFVISIKANCIDSTMPAEAVFAAEVEKLKADQFKPSEQVTLEPFERDHACVVGGYRMPKKQK from the exons ATGAGGCCACCGATGAGAGGAGGAGGCGgtcgcagcggcggcaggagcttCGGCGGCAGGGACAGCGGCGGCCGCGGCAGGGGCTTCGGAGGGAGGAGCGATGGCGGCGGCCGCGgtaggggcggcggccggagcgacCGTGGtaggggccgcggcggcggcaggggaggaGGCAGGGGCGGCCCCGGCATGAAGGGCGGGAGCAAGGTGGTCGTGGTGCcgcacaagcacgacggcgtcttCATCGCCAAGGCCAAGGAGGATGCGCTCTGCACCAAGAACATGGTCCCCGGGGAGTCCGTCTACGGCGAGAAGCGCGTCTCCGTTCAG AACGAGGACCAATCCAAGGTTGAGTACAGGGTGTGGAACCCCTTCAGGTCCAAGCTGGCAGCTGCCGTGCTTGGTGGTGTTGACAACATCTGGATT GCTCCCGGTACTCGTGTGCTGTACCTTGGTGCTGCCTCCGGAACAACAGTGTCTCATGTGTCTGATATTGTTGGACCG ACTGGGTTGGTGTATGCTGTTGAGTTCTCTCACCGCAGTGGCAGGGATCTCGTCAACATGGCCAAGAAGAGGACCAATGTGATCCCCATCATTGAGGATGCTAGGCACCCGGCAAAGTACAGGATGCTTGTTGGCATGGTTGATGTTATCTTTTCAGATGTTGCACAACCTGACCAG GCTAGAATTTTAGCCCTTAACGCATCATACTTCCTGAAGAATGGTGGCCATTTTGTCATTTCGATTAAG GCGAACTGTATTGACTCAACCATGCCTGCTGAGGCTGTGTTTGCTGCTGAAGTCGAGAAGCTCAAGGCTGACCAGTTCAAGCCTTCCGAGCAGGTGACCCTGGAGCCCTTTGAGCGTGACCATGCCTGTGTCGTTGGTGGCTACAGGATGCCCAAGAAGCAAAAGTGA